The Streptococcus sanguinis genome contains the following window.
TGGAAGATTTTGAGCTATCTCAGGCCCACACTTTCTTTTGGGATAAATATGAAAAATCCAACTGGTTCTTGGAGCAGGTGCTGGCAACCGCTGACCAAGAATTGACTAGCCGTAAGGTCAAGTTTCTCTTAGATACGCCTCAGCAGGATGGGGGTCAATGGGATATGGTTGTTTCCCTCTTTGAGAAATACGGCGTCGTGCCTAAGTCAGTCTATCCAGAGTCAATCTCGTCTAGCAATAGTCGCGAGCTCAATCAGATTCTCAATAAGCTCTTGCGTCAGGATGCACAGATTTTGCGAGAATTGGTGGTAGAAGGAGCAGACTTGGCAGAACTTCAGGCTAAGAAAGAAGAGCTCCTCCAAGAAGTCTTTAACTTCCTAGCTATGAATATAGGTTTACCGCCTCGCCAATTCGACTTCTCTTATCGGGATAAGGATAACAATTTTCATAGTGAGAACGGATTGACACCACAAGCTTTCTTCAAAAAATATGTTGATCTCAAGCTAGATGACTATGTCTCTATCATCAATGCGCCGACTGCAGACAAGCCTTATGGTCAGTCCTATACAGTTGAGATGCTGGGTAATGTCGTTGGTAGCAAGCCAGTCCGTTATTTGAATGTTGAAATGGATCGACTAAAAGAGCTGGCTATCGCTCAGATGCAGGCTGGCGAGACCGTTTGGTTTGGCTCGGATGTTGGTCAGTCTAGCAATCGTAAGGAAGGTGTTATGGCAGAAGGGATGCACGATTTCACTGCCAGCATGGATATTCGACTAACTCAGGATAAGGCTGGTCGCTTGGACTATAGCGAAAGCCTCATGACCCACGCCATGGTCTTGACTGGGGTAGACTTGGATGAAAATGGCAAGGCTAAGAAATGGAAGGTCGAAAACTCCTGGGGTGAAAAGGTTGGTAACAAGGGCTATTTCGTAGCCTCTGACGCTTGGATGGACGAATATACCTATCAAATCGTTGTTCGTAAAGAATTTCTGACAGCTGCAGAATTAGCAGCATATGAAGTAGAACCTCTTGTCCTAGATCCTTGGGATCCCATGGGGGCTTTGGCAAAGTAAGCTTTGATGAGAGAATAAGAAAAGAGTAGGAATTTTTCATTCTTACTCTTTTAATTTGTATTCTAATCTTCGTCTCTCTAGTCATTTCCACCGTCACCGGAAGATGAGTCATTGTGGCTAGAAGAGCTATTGTTTGAATCACCAGAATGCTCACTGGAAGCTGATGTGTCAGAGCTAGCTTCTGTACTGTAACTGCTATAGCTAGAATAGTTATAGTACTGCTGGTTATTGTAGTAACGGTTATAGCCAGTACCACTGTTGAGGTAGACATAAGAGCCACTGCGGTAGAGACCATCTGGCATTTCCCAATCTTCTGAAGCGGAGCCATCTTGAGCTAGGTAAAGCATCATTTCCCGGTAGACATCTGTTGCAACCTTAACCCCGTCATCAAGGATTGGTGTCAGGCGGTTAGAGTAGCCAGTCCAAACAGCCATGGAATACTTAGGCGTGTAACCAACGAAGAGTTCATCTGGCGTGACAATGCTAGAGTAGTAGTAAGGCTTGGTCAGCTTGGCTAATTCGTCGTCAGCATAGTTGGAGGTTCCGGTCTTACCGGCCTGATAAACCCCAGAAATAGCAGCGTTTGTACCTGTACCAGACTGCAAGACTGTTTTCATCATATCGGTCATCATGTAGGCTGTCGTTTCCTTCATAGCCTTGGAACCATTGTTGGAGAAAGTCTTCTCCGTTCCGTCACTGAAGACGACGCGATTGACATACTGAGGTTTGTAATAAGTACCGCCATTGGCAAAAGCAGCATAGGCAGCAGCCATTTTTTCACTGCTGGCTCCGTACTCGTTGCCGGATTTGCTGGTATTACTTGAAAAGGCATTAACATAGAACATTTCAGGATAGTTAATCCCAATACCATTCAGGAACTTGAGAGACTCATCCAGACCAACGGCTTCCAGTGTTTTAACGGCAGGAACGTTCCGGGATTCTTGGATAGCGTACTGAATCGTCATCCCGCCATAGTATTTCTTATCCCAGTTGTAGACCGGAGTGCTGGAATACGGGAAGTTATATGGAGCATCTGTGATAGGAGCAGCAGTCGAAGTATAGACTTCATTTTCAAGAGCTGGAGCATAAGCGGTGATTGGTTTCATAGTTGAACCCCAGTCCCTATTGGTTTCAACAGCTTGGTTGGTACCAAAGGATACGTTGGTAGACTGGTGACGGCCCCAAGCTGGGCAATGACCTTACCAGTTTGGACATCCATAACTGTGGAGGCAACCTGCATTTCATCATCTGGATAAGCTACATAGTCTTCAGTATTGTAAATATCCCAGAGTTTCTGTTGAGCCTCTGTGTTGACGTTTGTATAGACTTCCATACCAGTTGTCAGGACATTGTAACCAGTTTCTTCTTCAACCTGTTCAATTGCTTCTTTGATATAGTTATCCATGTAAGCTGGGTAGCTAGTAGAGGCTTTCAGACTTTGAAGTCCATCGGTTACAGGTGTATTTTTGGCTTGCTCATACTGTTCATCTGTGATGTATTTGAGGTCGTGCATCTCACGAAGTACCAGATTACGGCGATTGGTTGCAGCCTCAGGATGGGTGTAGGGGTCATATTGATTCGG
Protein-coding sequences here:
- the pepC gene encoding aminopeptidase C, yielding MHSLEQDFTDKLYAAYEANPKFAAMENAISHNGLLASLEKRSAAVENTPVFSLDLTKDKVSDQKASGRCWMFAALNTFRHKMIAGFQLEDFELSQAHTFFWDKYEKSNWFLEQVLATADQELTSRKVKFLLDTPQQDGGQWDMVVSLFEKYGVVPKSVYPESISSSNSRELNQILNKLLRQDAQILRELVVEGADLAELQAKKEELLQEVFNFLAMNIGLPPRQFDFSYRDKDNNFHSENGLTPQAFFKKYVDLKLDDYVSIINAPTADKPYGQSYTVEMLGNVVGSKPVRYLNVEMDRLKELAIAQMQAGETVWFGSDVGQSSNRKEGVMAEGMHDFTASMDIRLTQDKAGRLDYSESLMTHAMVLTGVDLDENGKAKKWKVENSWGEKVGNKGYFVASDAWMDEYTYQIVVRKEFLTAAELAAYEVEPLVLDPWDPMGALAK